A genomic region of Metopolophium dirhodum isolate CAU chromosome 1, ASM1992520v1, whole genome shotgun sequence contains the following coding sequences:
- the LOC132933568 gene encoding uncharacterized protein LOC132933568, producing MTQYIKVKSRTPSTGTKSNGCKSQCTQTPAEIVRATPFQANGEGILEHVLGGVATKDATINTDAPACEPPPPKPQLAGKNRKQQQQPKQQQRPKQLQQQPKQQQRQKQPQQLQLNPKQQQPLQQHEPRQQPQEQQTWSEVVSRRRKKPQQPADRQPRSAIDKIALLRRRAPKSMAVTIDRSTDGGSLAAVMKKVSGSINLQSLGVKVLTTRKTRAGGILLEVEGIEKATLLAGKIREVVGDAARVRLPEPRTPVLLLGVPEWAEAENVVAGVTQAGVTGVTSENVIIRKNSGGRGEFVASFHLPLKDAITLAEKKAVTVEWTRCRVKLLSNNQPTCFHCQGKGHLAAECRNEAKPRRCHRCKKDDHLVKDCALQKQTQQQKQPQPSTSSCEAPAEESKAV from the coding sequence ATGACCCAATACATCAAAGTAAAGAGCAGGACGCCCAGTACGGGCACCAAGAGCAATGGGTGTAAGTCACAGTGCACACAAACACCTGCTGAAATCGTTAGGGCTACGCCCTTCCAGGCCAACGGAGAGGGCATCCTGGAGCATGTGTTGGGAGGCGTGGCAACCAAGGATGCCACTATCAACACAGACGCTCCCGCCTGCGAGCCACCTCCTCCAAAGCCTCAGCTGGCAGGCAAGAATCggaagcagcagcagcagcccaAACAACAGCAGCGACCAAAGCAGCTGCAACAGCAGCCAAAACAACAGCAGCGACAAAAGCAACCGCAGCAGCTACAGCTGAATCCAAAGCAACAACAACCCCTACAGCAGCATGAACCACGGCAGCAACCTCAGGAGCAGCAGACCTGGAGCGAGGTAGTAAGTAGAAGAAGGAAGAAGCCACAACAACCAGCTGACCGGCAACCACGCTCAGCCATCGACAAAATCGCTTTGCTACGGAGGAGGGCCCCTAAATCTATGGCAGTCACTATCGACCGCTCGACTGATGGAGGGTCGCTGGCAGCCGTGATGAAAAAGGTATCGGGCTCGATCAACCTCCAATCCCTTGGCGTCAAGGTCCTGACGACAAGAAAGACCAGGGCGGGAGGTATTCTCCTCGAGGTCGAGGGGATCGAAAAAGCCACGCTGTTAGCCGGGAAGATCCGGGAGGTGGTAGGAGATGCGGCCAGGGTCAGGTTACCCGAGCCCCGTACGCCCGTTCTACTGTTGGGAGTTCCGGAATGGGCAGAGGCAGAGAACGTCGTTGCCGGCGTCACGCAGGCGGGAGTCACCGGCGTCACCTCCGAGAACGTGATCATCCGCAAGAACTCCGGTGGTAGAGGGGAGTTCGTCGCGAGCTTCCACTTGCCACTCAAGGACGCCATCACGCTAGCGGAGAAGAAAGCGGTCACCGTGGAGTGGACCAGGTGCAGGGTCAAGCTGTTGTCCAACAACCAACCTACCTGCTTCCACTGCCAAGGGAAAGGACACCTGGCTGCTGAGTGCCGGAACGAGGCCAAGCCCCGCCGCTGTCACAGATGCAAGAAGGACGACCACCTGGTGAAGGACTGCGCCCTACAGAAGCAGACGCAACAGCAGAAGCAGCCGCAGCCCTCAACCTCGAGTTGTGAGGCGCCTGCAGAAGAAAGTAAAGCGGTGTGA